Proteins encoded in a region of the Cupriavidus pauculus genome:
- a CDS encoding phosphoribosyl-ATP diphosphatase produces the protein MSAPQPDAAGPNAADVLARVAATLESRKPENGGDPDKSYAAKLFHKGDDAILKKIGEEATETVMAAKDARAAGLTAEATGKVVYEVADLWFHSMVLLAKFGLTPADVIHELARREGMSGLEEKASRKE, from the coding sequence ATGAGCGCCCCGCAACCCGATGCAGCGGGCCCGAACGCGGCGGACGTGCTTGCGCGCGTCGCCGCCACGCTGGAGTCCCGCAAGCCCGAGAACGGCGGCGACCCCGACAAGTCGTACGCCGCCAAGCTGTTCCACAAGGGCGACGACGCCATCCTGAAGAAGATTGGCGAGGAAGCGACCGAGACGGTCATGGCCGCCAAGGACGCGCGCGCGGCGGGCCTGACGGCCGAGGCCACGGGCAAGGTCGTCTACGAGGTGGCCGACCTGTGGTTCCACAGCATGGTCCTGCTCGCGAAGTTCGGCCTGACCCCGGCCGACGTGATCCACGAGCTGGCGCGCCGCGAGGGCATGTCCGGGCTCGAGGAGAAGGCCAGTCGCAAGGAGTGA
- a CDS encoding DUF4870 family protein, whose translation MANDFTGQVTTTPDGAELDSLRKLTHILYALYAIFWITGGVTALIAIVINYVKRDDTHGTLYASHFAWQIRTFWWYLGWMALSGVFAITVLLFPLAIAMWSVLSLWMLYRIVKGWLYLNDNKPMYRGPAEYAGR comes from the coding sequence ATGGCTAACGACTTTACCGGGCAGGTGACGACGACTCCCGATGGCGCGGAGCTGGACAGCCTGCGCAAGCTGACCCACATCCTGTACGCGCTGTACGCGATCTTCTGGATCACCGGTGGCGTGACGGCGCTGATCGCGATCGTCATCAACTACGTCAAGCGCGACGATACCCACGGCACGCTCTACGCCTCGCACTTCGCGTGGCAGATCCGGACGTTCTGGTGGTATCTGGGGTGGATGGCCCTCAGCGGGGTCTTTGCAATCACCGTTTTGCTGTTCCCGCTGGCGATTGCCATGTGGAGCGTATTGTCGTTGTGGATGCTTTACCGTATCGTCAAGGGTTGGTTGTATCTGAACGATAACAAGCCCATGTACCGGGGCCCCGCCGAGTACGCCGGCCGGTAG
- the hisI gene encoding phosphoribosyl-AMP cyclohydrolase: MAKKWLNKVKWDDNGLVPVIVQEVGSNDVLMFAFMNRDALQRTVELGEAVFWSRSRKRLWHKGEESGHVQKVHEIRLDCDEDVVLLKVTQVDSIACHTGRHSCFFQKFEGDVESGDWQTVEPVLKDPSTIYAKP, encoded by the coding sequence ATGGCAAAGAAGTGGCTGAATAAAGTGAAGTGGGACGACAACGGGCTGGTGCCCGTCATCGTCCAGGAAGTCGGCTCGAACGACGTGCTGATGTTCGCATTCATGAATCGCGACGCGCTGCAGCGGACCGTCGAGCTCGGCGAGGCCGTGTTCTGGTCGCGCTCGCGCAAGCGTCTGTGGCACAAGGGCGAGGAGTCCGGTCACGTGCAGAAGGTGCACGAGATTCGCCTGGACTGCGACGAGGACGTGGTGCTGCTGAAGGTCACGCAGGTGGACAGCATCGCCTGCCACACGGGCCGTCACTCGTGCTTCTTCCAGAAGTTCGAGGGCGATGTCGAGAGCGGGGACTGGCAGACCGTCGAGCCCGTGCTCAAGGATCCGTCCACCATCTACGCCAAGCCATGA